From Etheostoma cragini isolate CJK2018 chromosome 10, CSU_Ecrag_1.0, whole genome shotgun sequence, the proteins below share one genomic window:
- the LOC117951632 gene encoding heterogeneous nuclear ribonucleoprotein A/B-like isoform X1 yields the protein MSETEQQYMETSENGHEVDDDFNGAEHAEQGNDESAVNDCGEGEGEGAGPDADGNSQNGGSEGGQIDASKGEEDAGKMFVGGLSWETSKKDLKDYFTKFGEVTDCTIKMDQQTGRSRGFGFILFKDAASVEKVLEQKEHRLDGRVIDPKKAMAMKKDPVKKIFVGGLNPDTSKEVIQEYFGTFGEVETIELPQDPKTEKRRGFVFITYKEETPVKKVMEKKYHNVGGSKCEIKIAQPKEVYQQQQYGARGYGGRGRGRGGQGQNWNQGYNNYWNQPGYNQNYGYGQQGYGYGGYGNYDYSAGYYGYGGGYDYNQGNTSYGKTPRRGGHQSSYKPY from the exons ATGTCCGAGACAGAGCAACAGTATATGGAAACATCAGAAAACGGTCACGAAGTCGACGATGATTTTAACGGAGCCGAACACGCCGAGCAGGGGAACGACGAGAGCGCTGTGAATGACTgcggagagggagagggagagggcgCAGGCCCCGACGCCGACGGGAATTCGCAAAACGGAGGCTCGGAGGGCGGCCAGATCGACGCCAGCAAAGGCGAGGAGGATGCTGG GAAAATGTTTGTTGGTGGTCTAAGCTGGGAAACGAGCAAGAAGGATCTTAAAGATTACTTCACTAAGTTTGGTGAGGTGACAGACTGCACCATAAAGATGGACCAGCAGACAGGCCGATCAAGAGGCTTTGGCttcattctttttaaagatgCAGCCAGTGTAGAAAAG gttCTTGAACAGAAGGAGCACCGGCTAGATGGCAGAGTGATCGACCCAAAGAAAGCCATGGCCATGAAGAAGGATCCAGTCAAGAAAATCTTCGTGGGAGGCCTCAACCCCGACACATCCAAGGAAGTCATTCAGGAGTACTTTGGAACCTTTGGAGAG GTTGAGACCATTGAGCTTCCACAAGAtccaaagacagaaaagaggagGGGATTCGTATTTATCACATATAAAGAAGAGACTCCTGTCAAGAAGGTCATGGAGAAGAAATACCACAATGTCGGTGGAAGCAAG TGTGAAATTAAAATTGCCCAGCCCAAAGAGGTctaccagcagcagcagtatgGGGCCCGTGGATACGGAGGACGCGGCAGGGGCCGTGGAG GCCAGGGCCAGAACTGGAATCAAGGTTACAACAACTACTGGAACCAACCTGGATACAACCAGAACTATGGCTACGGACAGCAAGGCTACGGATATGGCGGCTACGGCAACTATGACTACTCTGCTGGTTATTACGGCTATGGGGGTGGCTACGATTACA ACCAGGGCAATACAAGCTATGGGAAAACTCCAAGACGTGGAGGCCACCAGAGTAGCTACAAGCCATACTGA
- the nme5 gene encoding nucleoside diphosphate kinase homolog 5 isoform X1 yields the protein MPGKMDQASYPRIYVERTLALIKPDAIHKADEIEDIVLKSGFIILQRRKLQLSPEQCSDFYADQYGKLFFPSLTAFMSSGPIVAMTLARDNAIAHWKSIIGPVNSAKTRETHPGCLRAKYGTSDLKNALHGSESFHAAEREIKFMFPNSVIEPFPSREATAEYLSKYVNPTLLRGLTELCKYKPHNPCIWLADWLINNNPNQPKICDGAILEEAQ from the exons ATGCCGGGGAAGATGGACCAAGCTTCTTATCCTCGCATCTATGTGGAAAGAACTCTGGCCCTTATTAAACCAGATGCCATCCACAAAGCTGATGAGATTGAGGACATTGTACTCAAATCGGGCTTCATTATCCTGCAG AGGCGGAAGCTGCAGCTAAGTCCAGAGCAGTGCAGTGACTTCTACGCAGACCAATATGGAAAGCTCTTCTTCCCCAGCTTGACTGCCTTCATGAGCTCTGGCCCCATCGTTGCCATGACGCTGGCCCGCGACAACGCCATCGCCCACTGGAAGTCCATCATAGGGCCTGTCAACAGCGCCAAGACCAGAGAAACTCATCCAGGATG CCTTAGAGCAAAATATGGCACTTCTGACCTTAAAAACGCACTCCATGGCAGCGAGTCGTTTCATGCGGCTGAAAGGGAGATCAAATTCATGTTCCCTAACT CTGTAATCGAGCCTTTTCCATCAAGAGAAGCCACCGCAGAATACCTGAGCAAGTATGTAAACCCAACTCTGCTACGTGGACTCACTGAGCTCTGCAAGTACAAGCCACACAATCCCTGT ATTTGGCTTGCTGACTGGCTGATCAACAACAATCCAAACCAACCTAAAATATGTGATGGAGCCATTCTGGAAGAAGCACAATAA
- the nme5 gene encoding nucleoside diphosphate kinase homolog 5 isoform X2, protein MPGKMDQASYPRIYVERTLALIKPDAIHKADEIEDIVLKSGFIILQRRKLQLSPEQCSDFYADQYGKLFFPSLTAFMSSGPIVAMTLARDNAIAHWKSIIGPVNSAKTRETHPGCLRAKYGTSDLKNALHGSESFHAAEREIKFMFPNSVIEPFPSREATAEYLSKFGLLTG, encoded by the exons ATGCCGGGGAAGATGGACCAAGCTTCTTATCCTCGCATCTATGTGGAAAGAACTCTGGCCCTTATTAAACCAGATGCCATCCACAAAGCTGATGAGATTGAGGACATTGTACTCAAATCGGGCTTCATTATCCTGCAG AGGCGGAAGCTGCAGCTAAGTCCAGAGCAGTGCAGTGACTTCTACGCAGACCAATATGGAAAGCTCTTCTTCCCCAGCTTGACTGCCTTCATGAGCTCTGGCCCCATCGTTGCCATGACGCTGGCCCGCGACAACGCCATCGCCCACTGGAAGTCCATCATAGGGCCTGTCAACAGCGCCAAGACCAGAGAAACTCATCCAGGATG CCTTAGAGCAAAATATGGCACTTCTGACCTTAAAAACGCACTCCATGGCAGCGAGTCGTTTCATGCGGCTGAAAGGGAGATCAAATTCATGTTCCCTAACT CTGTAATCGAGCCTTTTCCATCAAGAGAAGCCACCGCAGAATACCTGAGCAA ATTTGGCTTGCTGACTGGCTGA
- the phykpl gene encoding 5-phosphohydroxy-L-lysine phospho-lyase, translating into MALEKLRKEETLAMRKRLIGQSCRLFYSDDPVKIIKARGQYLFDENGERYLDCISNVHHVGHCHPSITKAAAEQMDLLNTNARFLHDNIVMYADRLAATLPEKLCVFYFVNSGSEANDLALRLAQQYTQHQDVIVLDHAYHGHLMSLIDISPYKFRKLAGQKEWVHVAPLPDTYRGIHREDHPDPGQAYADTVKDLIDEVHKKGRKISAFFAESLPSVGGQIILPQGYSTRVAEFVRSAGGVFVADEVQTGFGRVGSHFWAFQLQGEGFCPDIVTMGKPMGNGHPLACVATTVEIAGAFTANGVEYFNTFGGNPVSCAIGLAVLDVIEKEDLRGNATRVGAHLKDLLTKLQSQHQVIGDVRGIGLFVGLELVSDRDKKTPATKTAARVVKRLKEEDKICVSTDGPWENVIKFKPPMCFSMEDAELAVRCIDRILTDMEASDI; encoded by the exons ATGGCTCTTGAGAAACTCAGGAAAGAAGAAACTCTCGCAATGAGGAAGAGATTAATCGG GCAGTCATGTAGACTATTTTATTCAGACGACCctgtgaaaataataaaagcaaGAGGCCAATATCTGTTCGATGAAAATGGCGAGCGCTATCTGGACTGTATCAGCAACGTTCATCATG TGGGCCACTGTCACCCCAGCATAACCAAAGCTGCAGCAGAACAAATGGACCTCCTGAACACAAATGCACGGTTCCTGCACGACAACATAGTCATGTATGCAGACCGCCTGGCTGCCACCCTGCCTGAGAAACTGTGTGTCTTCTACTTTGTTAACTCTGG TTCAGAGGCCAATGATCTTGCCCTGCGCTTGGCACAGCAGTACACTCAACATCAGGACGTCATTGTGCTTGACCA TGCGTACCATGGGCATCTAATGTCCCTCATCGACATTAGTCCTTACAAGTTCCGGAAACTGGCAGGACAGAAAGAATGGGTTCATGTG GCACCCTTACCAGACACCTACAGAGGCATACACAGAGAGGATCACCCCGACCCTGGCCAAGCATACGCTGATACAGTGAAAGACCTAATAGATGAGGTGCACAAGAAAGGTCGTAAG ATCTCTGCCTTCTTTGCTGAATCATTGCCAAGTGTTGGAGGACAAATAATCTTGCCCCAAGGATACTCAACTAGAGTTGCAGA ATTTGTGCGCTCAGCTGGTGGAGTGTTTGTGGCAGACGAAGTGCAGACAGGCTTTGGTCGAGTGGGAAGTCATTTCTGGGCTTTCCAGCTGCAAGGGGAGGGTTTCTGTCCCGACATAGTTACCATGGGCAAACCAATGGGCAATGGGCATCCCCTGGCGTGTGTGGCAACCACTGTAGAGATAGCGGGAGCTTTCACAGCCAACGGAGTGGAGTACTTCAATACG TTTGGAGGGAATCCGGTGTCCTGTGCAATTGGCCTGGCAGTACTTGATGTGATAGAGAAAGAGGACCTAAGAGGAAACGCCACAAGGGTGGGAGCACATCTTAAGGATTTGCTCACAAAGCTGCAGTCACAACATCAAGTAATTGGCGATGTCAG gggaatAGGTCTGTTTGTGGGTCTTGAGCTGGTTTCAGACCGGGACAAGAAGACTCCGGCCACAAAAACAGCAGCACGGGTAGTGAAGAG GTTAAAAGAGGAGGATAAAATCTGTGTCAGTACAGATGGCCCCTGGGAAAACGTCATTAAGTTTAAACCTCCGATGTGTTTTAGTATGGAGGACGCAGAGCTGGCAGTACGATGCATTGACCGCATACTCACAG ACATGGAAGCCAGTGACATTTAA
- the LOC117951632 gene encoding heterogeneous nuclear ribonucleoprotein A/B-like isoform X2, translating into MSETEQQYMETSENGHEVDDDFNGAEHAEQGNDESAVNDCGEGEGEGAGPDADGNSQNGGSEGGQIDASKGEEDAGKMFVGGLSWETSKKDLKDYFTKFGEVTDCTIKMDQQTGRSRGFGFILFKDAASVEKVLEQKEHRLDGRVIDPKKAMAMKKDPVKKIFVGGLNPDTSKEVIQEYFGTFGEVETIELPQDPKTEKRRGFVFITYKEETPVKKVMEKKYHNVGGSKCEIKIAQPKEVYQQQQYGARGYGGRGRGRGGQGQNWNQGYNNYWNQPGYNQNYGYGQQGYGYGGYGNYDYSAGYYGYGGGYDYSLK; encoded by the exons ATGTCCGAGACAGAGCAACAGTATATGGAAACATCAGAAAACGGTCACGAAGTCGACGATGATTTTAACGGAGCCGAACACGCCGAGCAGGGGAACGACGAGAGCGCTGTGAATGACTgcggagagggagagggagagggcgCAGGCCCCGACGCCGACGGGAATTCGCAAAACGGAGGCTCGGAGGGCGGCCAGATCGACGCCAGCAAAGGCGAGGAGGATGCTGG GAAAATGTTTGTTGGTGGTCTAAGCTGGGAAACGAGCAAGAAGGATCTTAAAGATTACTTCACTAAGTTTGGTGAGGTGACAGACTGCACCATAAAGATGGACCAGCAGACAGGCCGATCAAGAGGCTTTGGCttcattctttttaaagatgCAGCCAGTGTAGAAAAG gttCTTGAACAGAAGGAGCACCGGCTAGATGGCAGAGTGATCGACCCAAAGAAAGCCATGGCCATGAAGAAGGATCCAGTCAAGAAAATCTTCGTGGGAGGCCTCAACCCCGACACATCCAAGGAAGTCATTCAGGAGTACTTTGGAACCTTTGGAGAG GTTGAGACCATTGAGCTTCCACAAGAtccaaagacagaaaagaggagGGGATTCGTATTTATCACATATAAAGAAGAGACTCCTGTCAAGAAGGTCATGGAGAAGAAATACCACAATGTCGGTGGAAGCAAG TGTGAAATTAAAATTGCCCAGCCCAAAGAGGTctaccagcagcagcagtatgGGGCCCGTGGATACGGAGGACGCGGCAGGGGCCGTGGAG GCCAGGGCCAGAACTGGAATCAAGGTTACAACAACTACTGGAACCAACCTGGATACAACCAGAACTATGGCTACGGACAGCAAGGCTACGGATATGGCGGCTACGGCAACTATGACTACTCTGCTGGTTATTACGGCTATGGGGGTGGCTACGATTACA GTCTAAAgtaa
- the rack1 gene encoding guanine nucleotide-binding protein subunit beta-2-like 1 yields MTEQMTVRGTLKGHSGWVTQIATTPQYPDMILSASRDKSIIMWKLTRDETNYGIPQRSLMGHSHFVSDVVISSDGQFALSGAWDGCLRLWDLTTGLTTRQFVGHTKDVLSVAFSADNRQIVSGSRDKTIKLWNTLGVCKYTIQDEGHSEWTSCVRFSPNSSNPIIVSCGWDKMVKVWNLANCKLKTNHIGHTGFLNTVTVSPDGSLCASGGRDGQAMLWDLNEGKHLYTLDSGDTINALCFSPNRYWLCAATGPSIKIWDLEGKIIVDELRQEVISTNSKAEPPQCTSLAWSADGQTLFAGYTDNLIRVWQVTIGTR; encoded by the exons ATGACCGAGCAGATGACAGTGAGGGGGACCCTTAAGGGGCACAGTGGATGGGTCACCCAGATCGCCACGACGCCCCAGTATCCCGACATGATTCTGTCTGCGTCCCGAG ACAAGTCTATTATCATGTGGAAACTGACCCGTGATGAAACCAACTACGGCATTCCCCAACGCTCCTTGATGGGCCACTCTCACTTTGTGAGTGACGTGGTCATCTCCTCAGATGGACAGTTTGCCCTGTCCGGTGCCTGGGATGGGTGCCTCCGCCTGTGGGACCTCACCAC TGGCCTCACCACCCGCCAATTTGTTGGACACACCAAGGATGTTCTGAGTGTGGCTTTTTCTGCTGATAACCGCCAGATTGTGTCTGGCTCCCGGGACAAGACCATCAAGCTATGGAACACCCTTGGAGTCTGCAAGTACACCATCCAG GATGAGGGCCATTCTGAGTGGACGTCTTGCGTGCGCTTCTCCCCCAACAGCAGCAACCCCATCATTGTCTCCTGCGGCTGGGACAAGATGGTCAAG GTGTGGAACCTGGCCAACTGCAAGCTGAAGACCAACCACATTGGCCACACTGGATTCCTGAACACAGTGACGGTCTCTCCCGATGGCTCCCTGTGTGCATCTGGTGGAAGg GATGGCCAGGCCATGCTGTGGGACCTGAATGAGGGCAAGCACCTCTACACTCTGGACAGCGGTGACACCATCAATGCCCTCTGCTTCAGCCCCAACCGTTACTGGCTGTGTGCTGCTACTGGCCCCAGTATCAAGATTTGG GATCTGGAGGGCAAGATCATTGTAGATGAGCTGAGACAGGAAGTGATCAGCACAAACAGCAAGGCTGAACCCCCACAGTGTACTTCCCTGGCGTGGTCTGCTGATGGACAG ACCCTGTTTGCTGGCTACACTGACAACCTGATCAGAGTGTGGCAGGTCACTATTGGAACTCGATAA